In the Silene latifolia isolate original U9 population chromosome 1, ASM4854445v1, whole genome shotgun sequence genome, GACCAACGGTCCCACGATATGCCAATATGTTTGATAAAACAACCCATTCATACCATCCGGTCCCGGAGCTTTAAGCGGGTGCATTTGATTTAAGGCTTCAATTACTTCATCCTCTTGAAAATCTTGCTGCAAAGTAGCGTTCATATTCTCCGTCACACGCCCCTCCACCCCGCTGAAAATATCCCCGAAATCCCGCTGCCCAGATGCTTTAAAAAGCCCTTCGAAATAGATAGTTGCCACCCTTGAAACCTCATCATCACCAGCACGCACAACCCCCCCATCATCCACTAATTTCCCGATATGATTTTTAGTCCTCCGCTGCCCGGCTTGCCTGTGAAAAAACCCCGTGTTTCGATCCCCCTCCTTCAGCCACAAGGCTCTCGACCTTTGTCTCCAAAAAAGTTCCTCTTGCCTACAAAGATCAGCCACTTCACTCACCAATTTCCGCCTCCTCTGGACTTCAGCCACCGTGCGCCCCCCCTCATTTAGCTTCGCAATCTGCCTTCTCTTCGTCGCAATGGCCTTAACAACCTTCCCAATACTAATCTTTTTCCATGCCTGTAACTCCCTCGCACACGAGCTGAGGACATTCATCATGTCCCCTCCCCCCCGATCAACACCCCTTCGAATAGCATCCTCACATCCCTCTTCCCCAACCCACATTTGTTCAAACCGAAATTTCTGCATATACTCCTTCTTAACCTCGCGTCTATCCAACACCAACTTGATCGGTGAGTGGTCAGCCCATTCTCGCTCCAAATGGATTAAGCGAGCATACGGAAATCGGTCCAGCCACTCATTTGTTCCCATAGCCCTATCAATCCTACACTGTCGGTTTGCTTCCCCCGCTTGCCCATTATCCCATGTGAAAGCATAGCCCTCAAATTGGATATCCACCAAGCCACACAAATCAACCGCTTCACGGAAGTTGTTCATTTGCCACTGAGCACGGTTTCCTCCCTTCATTTCAGTTGCAAAGAGGACCTCATTGAAATCACCCACACACATCCAGGGCAGGCCGGATTGCCTTCCCAGAATACGGAGCAGCTGCCACGACAAATGACGATCCGACACCACAGGCCACCCATAAAATCCTGTGACTCTCCAATCACCCCCCTCATCTCGAACCACAAAATCCATATAATGCACCGACGCTGACACAAACTCACACCTCACGCCTTTTTTCCACCAGAAAGCGAGACCTCCTGACCTTCCCACACTATCCACTTCCATACCCTCATACCCTTCAAATTTTGCCCGTACGGTCCTCATTTCACGACCACTTAGCTTCGTCTCGCAAAGAAACACCATGGCCGGGGCCTCCCGTCGTAGTAAGTGACGGAGCGCACCTACACTGTCGGGGTGGCCCAATCCCCGACAGTTGAGACTTAGAAGActcattgggcccggcggggttgagcTCCCTCAACCACCGCCTCAGGTAAATTGACGCCCCCGTCCTTTTGTTGTTTTAGTTTCTTCATCTGCCCACCCCTACCGTCTTTTTCTCTACCTCGTTTTCCTCCCACATCCACCCTCGACTCCAGCTCCTCCTGGTTTGACACACCACTCTCCCTCGGCACTCGTGTCCACTTCACTCCCTTACTGCCCTTACCTCCCTTCAGGTTCCTTTCACCTCCTTTCCCCACACCCTGTTCACACCCTGCCCACTCCCCTATGCTCATCTCCATCTCATTAACACCCCCCTTCCTTTGCATACTCCCTGCACCATCGTTCATAGTCCCTTCCTCTCCCCCTATCACCATGCATCATCACCTGTCCCCCGTATGCCTCCCCCTGCCCCTGTTCAGCATCATGTCCCCCGTTTCCCATCTCATTCCCCTCTTGTGTCCCCTTATGTCCTCCCACCTCTCCCTCCTTCAACATCTCCCTGCCTCCTTCTCTGTCTCTATTCATGCCCTTCCCCTCCACTGCCTTCTTATTTTTGAGCCCAACCGCAATATTCTGTAACTTTTCTATCATTTTTGCAATTTCCTCCTCCTCGTCTTTCTTCCCTTGATTATCGAACTCAGCCTGCAAGCTTCTCATAGCTTTCCCGTTCCCCTCCTTAGCTGTTTTCGTGATTTTCCACGGGGAAGCACGTAGCCATTCCCCATAGCGTAGTTCATCGTCCTCGTACGGGCCATCATCACAGTCTTTCTCCCCATGGCCAAGAGTTCCACATCCATAGCAGTATGTTGGTAACCTCTCATATTTGACATCAAACTTCACCATTTGTCCCGTTTGCAATTTAATTGGAACAAAAGCATGTAACGGGTTTCTCACATCATGAAGAATTCTTAACCGAATTGCCCTATCCATCTCCGGGTTTGGCCCTAATTCCATACCTATGAACTGCCCTAACATCGATCCTATCCTCCTCGCATTCGATTCGTTTTTCCTACCCGAAATAGGAAGATCATAAACCCTCGCCCACATTGGCAATTGATGTAAAACAGTATCAGTGATCTTACCCGCGGTGTTTGGCTCGTTGAAGCACCATACAAATTTGTCAAAGTGCCATGGTTGGTTTGCTAGGACCTTCTCCTTGTCGCGCATTGTCccaaatcgaaaaacaaaagtCTTCTCTTTCGCATCGATCACGTTCCCAATGATAGGTTTCGAGGGGTTCCAAAGCCTAATCATCGTCTCGATAGCCGCCTTCGCATTGATCACTTTCTGTGTCCAAATTTTACCCACAAGCATTAACTGTCCCTTTTCCTCTTCCTCCTCCGACCCCCCGTCCCAGACGAAATCATTCCCAGATCCACCATCTCCATCACCCATAATTCCCTTTCCTTTGCTCGAAGTAGAAGCCATCGGATCAAAAACTTTTCTGAAAACCTGCACAAAAcaattgaacaaacaaaagcaaaGAAAGCAAATAAAGAAGCCAAGATCCCACGCAAGGAAACGTGAGCGAGCCTCGAGCCGAAGGATAGAAACGAAGACCTACAACTAGACTCAGACAGGAACCCTAGGAGAAAACCCTAGAATTATTTATagaccttgtagtttttgagcatatacacatttttttctgagcatattaccatttataaatatagtttttgagtaatattatactccctctgtcccggtcatttgttatccttttccattttggggtgtctcagtcatttgttgtcctttctattttaagaatgaacttgatagagtaatttgatcattcacactcaatttgttccacttgtcatttagctattgaccctctcctctttccttggtctttgtgctaaaaccaaaggacaacaaatgaacgggacggagggagtatttttttagtgtaatgttatagtaaatgtgctcaaaaattTTATATTAAAGCAAAActtaaaaactttaaaataaaactcataaaataaacaataagaggttctacattagatgtatagtctatgaactgatCATTCGATATATGAATGTAAGATTAAGATAACTTGAATTTTGATGAAAGAAATAGACTAATAAAAGGATGTATATAAGCATTTTATGAGTGACGTTATGTATATATCGTTAATTCGTTATCTGTCAACGAATGTAGGAGAATAGAAGACTCGAGAATAGAAGATGCACTCAAATATGTATTCATTAGTTTCATCCATGTGACATTGTCACGTCCTTTTCGTGCTCGTGCTCCTTTGTCTTTCTTGTACGGTGTCGTCCACTCTTAGTAGTGATAAAATGGCCAAATCATGTTTTTCTAATTTCTTACATGTATTCATAACTAAAATGGCTAGCAATTGAAACTTGAAAGACGAAATATATATATACAATTTTTATACTAATTTCACGAATTATCGACATGTGATCGATTTATGATTAGATTGGAATTTATTTTGGTTTAAATAGGATTATTTGTTTATATCACATTTAACTATTTTAGTTTGAATTTTTTTAATCATATAGGTTAGTAAATCGGCTAAAGTTAAGAAAGAAAGTGTTTAAGTGCTAAGAGAGACTACCATTAGAAAAGCAATAAGAAAATTTATTATCTTGTAAAATCTTTTTATATATAATAAATTATGCAGAATTCAACTGGTAAAGTGATACATGTAAGAATTTAGAAAAACATGATTTGGCCATTTCAGTGATACATCATAGCTGCATTATAACTGATAAGGGTGGTATGCACTCATGGCCGAGGTTCAAATCCTGATTTCAGTGACTAATACTTCGTACAATACATAGTAAATGAATATGTTAAGACACACGAACTAATCTCAAGACAAAGTCTGATTTGAATGGAGAAGGACGTTTAATGTGGCCTTCATAAGAAACTATTGCCTTTTTTCTTTGCAAATTATAATGCAGCTATGATGTAATGAGTCGACTATAGAAAAAGTGTTAATttaaggccttgttcttttggactgaaatcgtCTAAATTGGACTGAACCAaacttaatagagctgaactgaattaaACTGAACTAAATGCagctaaaaagaaaaaaaactgaattgaactggatgaagctgaactgaaatcaactgaaattaagtccaagaAAAAGGGTAATGATAGAAAATGATCTATTTTTGTTATGatgttgccaaaaaaaaaaaaaaaagttatgacATCACTCATTAAATATTCATTTTTTCATATAACGGTTGTTTTTCATATGTCGAACTATACAACAATCGCATCCATTTACAATTGATTACTCTCTCCGTTGCGGTCGTTTGttgttctttggttttggcacaaagaccaaggaaagaggccCGATCATTTAttatcctttgattttggcataaagactaaggaaagaggaagagattaattactaaatgacaagtggaacaattgagtgtgaatgattaaattatttatcaagctcattcttaaaatagaaaggacaacaatttacTGAGACATCCCAATATGGAAAAAGACAATAAATAACCGGAATAAAGGGCTTATTTTTTACTCATTGGGATTAACCTTTGTTCAATCCTAAAttgccaaaaatacaaaaaagattGTCCAAAAAGTTTACTACAAAAAACTAAAATTAACCAGAATTGCATTCTTTTTCAGTTTTCTGTATACTTCTGCTACACTCCTCAACTCTTTGACTCACAGCTCACAAACACAACACCATCTTCATCAAACTCTCTAAATTCATCTTCAAttacagtaaaaaaaaaaaaacccatttTTTCACACAAATTTCACAGCTTTTTAACAGTAACAATGGCATCAGTAGCAGATATAGGAGTATCAGCATTAATAAACATAATAAGTGCAATAACATTTTTACTAGCATTTGCATTATTAAGAATTCAACCAATTAATGATAGAGTTTATTTTCCCAAATGGTATTTTAATGGTAAAAGAAAAGACCCAATTGTTAAAAATTTTGTGGGTAAATTTGTTAATCTTGATTGTAAAACTTACCTTACTTTTCTTAATTGGATGCCTCAAGCTTTAAAAATGTCTGAAACTGAACTTGTTGACCATGCTGGTCTTGATTCTGTTGCTTTTCTCAGGATTTATCTACTTGGGTAATTTTCATTTACCTCTAATTTTGCTTAATTTTACTGTCTTTGTTATGTTTTCTGCTTAATTTCAGCATTTTTTAGTTGATATTATTGATTTATGTTATTGGGTATTCTCCTTATTACTGTAATTTTGCTTAATTTTACTGTTTTCTGCTGAATTTCTACCTTTTTTTGGTTATACTTGAGTTTTTATGTGATTTTGGTGTAGATTATTGATTTATGTTCTTGGGtattgttcatattattctaAATTTTGCTCAATTGTGTTCTTTTTGTTATGTTTTTGCTTAATCTTGAGTTTATAATTTGATTTTGATTGTTAATTGTTcttatttgtttttattgttattgtacTTTTTGCTCAATTCCctttaattatgcttgtacttgaCTTTTGAAAATGTGATTTTGGTTATTAATTACTATAATTATTGATTTTTTAAATGTTATTATTGTCCTTTTTGCTCAATTCCCTTCAATTATGCTTGTACTTGAGTTTTCAATGTGATATTGATGGTTAATTGTTATTATAGGTTTTTTACAAATTTGATTGTTCTTTTTGCTCAATTCTATTGAATTATGCTTGTTTTCTTGTTTCTGGTTGTGTATTCGGGTCTGGTTTGCTTTTGTTTCGAGCTATTCTGTAAAGTTACTACCTTTTTTGTGTTCAATCCTCCAATTCCATGCTTGTATTTTCGTACACGATTTCGATGTGATTTCTGTGCTGGGGTACTTGCTGGTTTTTCCTACAAAATTCATTCAATTTGTGCTTGTTCTGTGTGTTTCTGATGGTTTCTATGCCATTTGCTTTCTTTTGTTCAGTTCCGTGTTCCTGAACTTGTCTTGCCTTATTTTTTCTTTCCGAATCATGTGCTTTTCCCTTAAGATTATTGCAAATCAATGATGATTTTCGATGCTAATTTGAGTCCTATGCATTCTTTCTCCACAGGTTGAAGATATTCGCTCCTATGATGGTCTTAGCACTTCTTGTACTTCTGCCAGTTAATATATCTGGAGGAACATTGAATTTTCTGCGGAAAGAACTTGTTACCAGCGATATTGACAAGCTTTCTATATCAAATGTGCCTCCTAAATCAAATAGGTAGGTATACTAAGTCCACTTATCTACATTATCTACATATATACTCCGTCTGAGTATATTTAACATTCGTCTCTATAAAGAGCAAGTGGTCCTGTCAATGTGTATTTTACATTCATCTCCTAAATCTCAGGTTCTTTGCGCATATTGGGATGGAGTATTTGTTCACATTTTGGACTTGTTTCTTGCTTTACAAGGAATATGATAAGGTTGCATCAATGAGATTACAGTTTCTGGCATCCCAACAAAGCCGTGTTGAGCAATACACAGTGAGTTTCGGTTCATTTCTCATCCATCGACTTTTAAGTGACAATCATGATGTTTTGTAATTCTGTTGTCTAGATTCGGTATAAGTCATTCTATTTATGGAACGCTGGTTAACATTAACTTTCTTCATATTACAATGTTTCGTATCATTTACTACACTTAATGAGTCTTGTATGAGACTGTTCAGTAGTCGGACGAACCCAAATCCTTCGATAGCTTTCATTTAGTTCTGATGCAAGACTGTCTCATTTAAGTTTTTTACTTCTTAAATGTACTCAATATTTTGAGTCTATTTTTAGACGTCAATTAGGTTGCTCTTGAATTATTAAATGATAATTCTGTTTACGCTATGATTGGTTATGACTTATGACTTACGAGTTTCCAAACAGGCACTCTCTATTATTTGCTCGTTTGTTTGTACGAAAGTGTTATGCTGATTATGCCATGCATTTGCGATGCTGCAGGTTTTAGTGAAGAATGTGCCACGTGTTTCAGGACATTCAATCTCAGATTCTGTGGATCAGTTTTTCAAGAAGAATCATCGCAATACCTACCTCTGCCAGCAGGTTAGCCCTTTGCTTATTGAACAAATCCTAATGTTACGTCTCTAAGATTCCATTCTGTTTCTGTATTAAGCATGAAAGATATACTTGTTACACTTTGTGTAATTCCTTTAGTTCCTCCAATGGTAGGCGGTTTACAACGCACATAGATTTGCCAGACTTGTGAGGAAAAGGGAAAGAATCCAAAATTGGTTGGATTATTACCAACTCAAGCTCGAAAGAAACCCCAACAAGAGGCCAAACTGCAAGGTAAGGAACATTTTTTGCAAGATCGTAATGATTCTAAATTCACGAGAATATGCCAATGTTATCATATGTCGTGTATGTATTAATACTGACGGGTTTGTCCATGTTCATGTTCAGATAGGATGTCTTGGCCTTTGTGGTAGACGAGTTGATGCTATTGAATTCTACAGCGAACAGTTGAAGTACATGGACAATATGGTGACTTACTGACTTACTGCTAATTCTTCACTGTCATTTCTTTTTTCCGAATACGTTTCCGTGAATGTATGTCAATATGGGTTTTgatacatttacacttcctattttcAGTTAAATAGAGAGCGCCAGAGAATTCTCAATGACACAAAAGCCATCATACCAAGTGCCTTTGTTTCTTTTAAGTCACGGTGGGGTGCAGCTGTATGTGCGCAAACACAGCAAAGTAAAAATCCCACATTGTGGTTAACCAGTTGGGCACCGGAACCTCGTGATGTGTATTGGCGTAACCTCGCTATACCAGTTGTTTCGATTACCATTCGTAAATTTATGATTGGATTAATGGTTTTTCTCATGGTGTTTTTCTACATGATACCCATAGCTTTCGTGCAATCTCTTGCAAATCTTGAAGCACTTGAAAGGGTTGCTCCTTTTCTGAGGCCTGTGATAGAACTGTAAGTATTCGCGCCCTACGATTCTTTAGTCCCTGGTGGTGGATACGAATCAAGCCTGATGCTATCCCGTTTATTTCTTTATGTCATCACTGTGGATGTGAATAAAATTTATGTTAGTGCGTATCTTGTGGTTCTCGAGTGTTTTTGGCTAGCCTCGTATAACTTGTATGTGGATGCAAATCAAACAAATGAGCTAAAAACTCGATGTATTATCACCAAGATAATTTCAAAAAGTTCCTTGTTTTTTTCTGCAGGAAATTCATCAAGTCTTTTCTCCAGGGTTTTCTTCCTGGTCTCGCCCTTAAAATGTTCCTATATTTTCTTCCTTCTATTTTGATGCTTATGTCGAAGATTGAGGGCCACGTCGCTTGGTCAAAACTCGAGCGCCGAGCTGCAGACAAGTATTACTTTTTTATGCTGATCAATGTATTCTTGGGAAGCTTAGTGACAGGAACAGCTCTTGGCCAGCTTGATGCTTTCATTCACCAACCACCTAGCGAGTATTGCCTCTTTTCTAAATTCTGTCCATTTTTTAACACGCGTCGTAATTGTATGCAATCAACTTAATATGAAATAATCAATCTTGGTTTATAATTTTTGGAAAAGTATTTACAACTCCTTTCTCCGGTCTAAGAAAGTCATTTGTGTCTCAACTCTCAACCTCCAGGATTCCTCGGAACATTGGTGTGTCAATACCAATGAAGGCTACATTTTTCATTACATATATAATGGTTGATGGTTGGGCCGGCATTGCCAGTGAGATTCTCCGATTAAAGCCGCTTGTCATTTTCCACTTGAAGAACTTGTTTATAGTAAAAACTGAACGAGATAGAGACCGAGCTATGAATCCCGGATGTGTAGACTATCCAGAGACCCTGCCAAGTCTACAACTTTACTTTCTGCTTGGACTCGTCTATGCTGTTGTTACTCCAATACTTCTACCATTCATAATTGTGTTTTTTCTCTTGGCTTTCCTCGTTTACCGTCATCAGGTAATTTTACAGAACCATATTCTTCTTCTGATGTGCTTTTAGGCAGGCTCTCATACTATCTATTATTGTCTGATTTTTCAGATAATTAACGTGTACTATCAACGATATGAGAGTGCGGCTGCATTTTGGCCGCATGTTCACACTCGTATTATTGCTAGCCTTTTGATATCTCAACTCCTTCTGATGGGGCTTTTGAGTACCAAAGAGGCGGCTAGATCTACTCCTTTGCTTATCGTGCTACCGTTTGTCACATACGCATTCCACAAGTACTGCAAGAGTCGTTTTGAGCCGGCATTCAATAAATATCCTCTCGAGGTCAGATTAACTATTAATGCGACTCTATCTTACTCTTATTTTTCGAAGTTAATTTGGTCCATGATAATGATTAGGgttgagcaaaaaatccgattatccgaTCCGAAAAAGTGGATATTTGATCCGAAAAgcagttcggatcggatatccgattcGAAACTTTCGGATACGGATCAAATATCGGATAGTAGTTTAATAATTTTCGGATATCTGATATCCGATAATTTATTAGATTTATGACTACATATGATTTATTACCACTAGATTTTGTTCTAGTTCAATGTCTAAAAAGAAATTTGCTGGGATGTAAAAGTAAAGAAGATTTAGAGTCAAATTATTGTAAAACATTTACATTGAAATCATTtctaagataaaaaaaaaaaataccgagAAAGTAATAGTCTTGAAATCGGATCGGATAACGgatatttggatatccgatccgaaatttTCGGATACTAAAAATCGGATATCCGAatatttcggatcagatatcggataatgaaatttgtgagtttCGGATACGGATATCTGATCTGAAACCAGCTTCGGATCGGATATCTGATCCATGCTCTGCCCTAAATTTAATGATAGTAGTATGATATTCCGGTTTGAAACTTATTTTTACTTGTGCAACTGCCTGCTAGTTTTACCAAAGCCGAGGACAATAGCAGAAATGCAGAATAATCAAAATTAATGACTTTCTGTTACAGGATATTCCGATGTGAGACTAATTGGCTACTTGATCAATTTCAGGAAGCAACCGAAAAGGATGAGCAAGAGCAAACCGGAGAATTCGATCTGAATCTGAAAACCTGTCTTGCAGATGCATATTTACATCCAATCTTCCATTCCTTCGAGGAAATTGAATTCGAGGAGGTGAG is a window encoding:
- the LOC141593373 gene encoding CSC1-like protein At1g32090; this encodes MASVADIGVSALINIISAITFLLAFALLRIQPINDRVYFPKWYFNGKRKDPIVKNFVGKFVNLDCKTYLTFLNWMPQALKMSETELVDHAGLDSVAFLRIYLLGLKIFAPMMVLALLVLLPVNISGGTLNFLRKELVTSDIDKLSISNVPPKSNRFFAHIGMEYLFTFWTCFLLYKEYDKVASMRLQFLASQQSRVEQYTVLVKNVPRVSGHSISDSVDQFFKKNHRNTYLCQQAVYNAHRFARLVRKRERIQNWLDYYQLKLERNPNKRPNCKIGCLGLCGRRVDAIEFYSEQLKYMDNMLNRERQRILNDTKAIIPSAFVSFKSRWGAAVCAQTQQSKNPTLWLTSWAPEPRDVYWRNLAIPVVSITIRKFMIGLMVFLMVFFYMIPIAFVQSLANLEALERVAPFLRPVIELKFIKSFLQGFLPGLALKMFLYFLPSILMLMSKIEGHVAWSKLERRAADKYYFFMLINVFLGSLVTGTALGQLDAFIHQPPSEIPRNIGVSIPMKATFFITYIMVDGWAGIASEILRLKPLVIFHLKNLFIVKTERDRDRAMNPGCVDYPETLPSLQLYFLLGLVYAVVTPILLPFIIVFFLLAFLVYRHQIINVYYQRYESAAAFWPHVHTRIIASLLISQLLLMGLLSTKEAARSTPLLIVLPFVTYAFHKYCKSRFEPAFNKYPLEEATEKDEQEQTGEFDLNLKTCLADAYLHPIFHSFEEIEFEEVRVDAVRVDKHENEVSSPPAQIEENLEASPPQQPHHYSYGDEYQSYDYYHHQQMQQSHYQYYYDS